From Mucilaginibacter inviolabilis, a single genomic window includes:
- a CDS encoding DUF3037 domain-containing protein, translating to MQEPYLFEYAVVRVVPRVEREEFINVGVIIYCPKQQFLKVRFVWNEARISALAPSLDLDCLKDNINSFERICHGDKHAGPIAKLDIASRFRWLTATRSTVVQSSKVHPGLLLDAEATLNKLFEQLVA from the coding sequence ATGCAAGAGCCATACTTATTTGAGTACGCCGTAGTACGCGTTGTGCCCAGGGTAGAGCGTGAGGAGTTTATCAATGTGGGCGTGATTATCTACTGTCCCAAACAGCAATTCCTGAAAGTTAGGTTTGTGTGGAACGAAGCCCGTATAAGTGCACTAGCCCCGAGCCTGGATCTGGATTGCCTGAAAGATAATATCAACTCGTTTGAGCGGATATGCCATGGCGATAAACATGCCGGCCCTATTGCCAAACTGGATATCGCTTCTCGTTTCCGCTGGCTTACAGCCACCCGCAGCACGGTGGTACAATCGTCAAAAGTACATCCCGGCTTGTTGCTGGATGCTGAGGCCACATTGAATAAATTATTTGAGCAGTTAGTGGCGTAA
- a CDS encoding HipA family kinase has product MNYTEPQLRTINVIRYVTPLREGGSLPAIAEGDDEFLYVLKFRGAGQGVKALIAELIGGEIARLLGLRVPELVFANLDPAFGRSEADEEIQDLLKFSVGLNLALHYLQGAITFDPVVTTLDAKTASQIVWLDCLLTNVDRTPRNTNMLMWHKELWLIDHGASLYFHHSWYNWDEQAIRPFMPVKDHVLLPQASMLDEVDAEFCSILTDERILAIVNLIPDEWLTDDSENGTPAERRDVYYRFLTTRIAASENFVKEAQHARAILI; this is encoded by the coding sequence ATGAATTATACTGAACCACAACTCAGAACCATTAATGTGATACGCTACGTTACCCCGCTGCGCGAGGGCGGCTCGCTGCCGGCCATTGCCGAGGGTGACGACGAATTTTTATACGTACTTAAATTCCGGGGCGCAGGCCAGGGTGTAAAAGCCCTCATAGCCGAGCTTATAGGCGGCGAGATTGCCCGTTTGCTGGGCCTGCGTGTACCCGAGCTGGTATTCGCCAACCTCGACCCGGCTTTTGGCCGCTCAGAAGCTGATGAAGAAATACAGGACCTGCTTAAGTTTAGCGTGGGCCTTAACCTGGCGCTGCATTACCTGCAGGGCGCTATTACCTTCGACCCGGTGGTGACCACGCTTGACGCCAAAACGGCCTCGCAAATTGTATGGCTGGATTGCCTGCTTACCAACGTTGACCGTACCCCGCGTAATACCAATATGCTGATGTGGCATAAGGAGCTTTGGCTGATAGATCATGGCGCCTCGCTTTATTTTCATCACTCCTGGTATAACTGGGACGAGCAGGCTATACGCCCTTTTATGCCCGTAAAGGATCATGTACTGTTGCCCCAGGCTTCGATGCTGGATGAGGTTGATGCCGAGTTTTGTTCGATTTTGACCGATGAGCGTATCCTGGCTATTGTTAATCTGATACCTGACGAATGGCTGACCGACGATTCGGAAAACGGTACGCCTGCCGAGCGCCGCGATGTTTATTACCGTTTTTTAACCACACGCATAGCCGCGTCTGAAAATTTTGTAAAAGAAGCACAACATGCAAGAGCCATACTTATTTGA
- a CDS encoding AI-2E family transporter: MAQHHQQPAKETVEKELTYIQKVWHTVAIVALLVVVILIARVAFNVLLMVLAGVLVSVYFHGLGDIIQRKTKWSRRVSMSISVAGTFIILTVLFWFMGAKISKQITVLSDSLPQTINTVKAKLAEYPLGDKVLSYLSDDNSDKLFATAKQFFNTSFGVLGNIYIIMFLAIFFTANPTLYKDGIIKLIPADRKEMGRCVIDRISTALKGWLKGMMLSMVLVFILIGVGLSIMSIPVALVLALLTGLLKLIPNFGSLAAMIPGVLLALTIGTNTAIIVALIYVVSQTIVSNIVTPLIQKKMIDLPPALTILSQVLMGTLSGVLGIILAVPLLAIVMILVDELYVKKIEAESEVLGVES, encoded by the coding sequence ATGGCCCAACATCACCAACAACCTGCAAAAGAAACCGTAGAAAAAGAACTAACCTATATTCAGAAAGTGTGGCACACGGTAGCTATTGTGGCCCTGTTGGTGGTAGTGATACTGATAGCGCGTGTAGCTTTTAATGTATTGCTCATGGTGCTGGCCGGTGTGCTGGTATCGGTTTATTTTCATGGCCTGGGCGATATAATACAGCGCAAAACCAAATGGAGCAGGCGAGTCTCTATGAGTATTTCTGTAGCAGGCACTTTTATTATCCTCACGGTTTTGTTTTGGTTTATGGGCGCCAAGATCTCCAAACAGATTACCGTACTGAGCGATTCGCTACCTCAAACCATAAATACCGTTAAGGCAAAGCTGGCTGAATATCCCCTGGGTGATAAGGTGTTATCTTATTTGTCTGACGATAATTCCGACAAGTTGTTTGCCACGGCCAAACAATTCTTCAATACCAGTTTTGGCGTTTTGGGTAATATCTATATCATTATGTTCCTGGCTATATTTTTTACGGCCAATCCCACTTTATATAAAGATGGCATCATTAAGCTGATCCCGGCAGATCGTAAGGAAATGGGCCGTTGTGTGATCGACCGGATCAGCACCGCGCTCAAGGGCTGGCTGAAGGGGATGATGTTATCTATGGTGTTGGTGTTTATTTTGATAGGGGTGGGCTTGAGTATCATGAGTATCCCGGTAGCGTTGGTGCTGGCCCTGTTAACGGGTCTGCTGAAACTGATCCCGAACTTTGGCTCACTGGCAGCCATGATTCCCGGTGTGCTGCTGGCGCTCACCATTGGTACCAATACAGCCATTATTGTAGCACTGATTTACGTTGTTTCGCAAACCATTGTGAGCAATATTGTAACCCCGCTGATCCAGAAAAAAATGATCGATCTGCCGCCTGCCCTCACCATATTGTCGCAGGTATTGATGGGCACACTATCAGGCGTACTGGGTATTATACTGGCGGTTCCGTTGCTGGCTATTGTGATGATACTGGTTGATGAGCTGTACGTGAAGAAGATTGAGGCGGAGTCGGAAGTTTTGGGTGTAGAGTCTTGA
- the cysQ gene encoding 3'(2'),5'-bisphosphate nucleotidase CysQ, which yields MIFTYQDLEPIDLTQINQIAKEAGAAILSIYNLSPENIGLTLKDDQSPLTAADKLSHEVIFKALTALTPHIPIISEEGKDIPYETRKNWPYFWCVDPLDGTKEFIKHNGEFTVNIALIYQHTPVLGIIYIPVTGELYYGGQNIGSWKESPDGTTTRLHADTSSTSWTAAGSRSHASPEETAVLSQYPIKETISAGSSLKFCLIAEGKAHIYYRHGPTMEWDTAAGQAIATFSGAKMTMPHGEPFLYNKVSLLNSGFLCKVK from the coding sequence ATGATTTTTACTTACCAGGATCTGGAACCCATCGATCTAACTCAAATTAACCAGATAGCCAAAGAAGCCGGGGCCGCCATACTCAGCATTTATAACTTGTCGCCAGAAAATATTGGGCTTACCCTCAAGGACGACCAATCGCCGCTTACCGCCGCTGATAAGCTATCGCACGAGGTGATATTCAAGGCCCTGACCGCACTAACACCACATATCCCCATCATTTCTGAAGAAGGTAAGGATATCCCCTATGAAACCCGCAAAAACTGGCCATATTTCTGGTGTGTTGACCCGCTGGATGGCACCAAGGAGTTCATTAAGCATAACGGCGAGTTTACAGTGAATATCGCCCTTATCTACCAACATACCCCGGTTTTGGGTATTATCTACATACCCGTTACCGGCGAACTATACTACGGCGGTCAAAATATCGGGAGTTGGAAAGAGAGCCCCGATGGAACAACCACCCGCCTGCACGCCGATACAAGCAGCACCAGTTGGACAGCCGCCGGCAGCCGCTCCCATGCCTCGCCCGAAGAAACCGCGGTATTGAGCCAGTACCCTATAAAAGAAACTATTTCGGCCGGCAGTTCGCTTAAATTTTGCCTGATAGCCGAAGGTAAGGCCCATATTTATTACCGCCATGGCCCAACAATGGAATGGGATACCGCCGCAGGCCAGGCCATAGCCACTTTTAGCGGTGCAAAAATGACCATGCCCCATGGCGAGCCTTTTCTGTACAACAAGGTTTCGCTACTCAATTCGGGCTTTTTATGTAAGGTAAAATAG
- the chrA gene encoding chromate efflux transporter, which translates to MLSLLLRQRELIINFIGIIQIGGILMDGAVINIAQEQKVKASLKYLFFTFLKIGCVSFGGYMALVALVQKVMVDQDEVLDNDTILDSVTVASLLPGPLAVNIVAYIGYHLKGKSGAVISMLAVLLPACTLILLLSWLYFSYSYKIEWAQIMQYVAAAVSAIILSAGMQLFKKEIAKNYPKTILCLFAIAVISWFNNYLVTIALILIGAVAGLFMSGNKHRNIALLSFFKGSFKLNLASGLIGLLLINEGVFISGIYKNINNILLKIGVVFSGISLSLFGGGYVMIPIMQSLFVKDLHWVTAQQFVDTIAFSQATPGPILVSSTFIGYKLAGIAGAILATVAMFGPSAVLMIVLSKLFKKNKDHRLVKDMVSGIKVVVIGLIISSAFKIFFQQHLSVLFVAVGLVSLLLSFKYKINPVYLIIGSIALGVVAKFYSI; encoded by the coding sequence GTGTTAAGTTTATTATTAAGGCAGCGTGAGTTAATCATTAACTTCATCGGTATAATTCAAATCGGCGGCATATTAATGGATGGGGCAGTTATCAATATAGCACAAGAGCAAAAGGTTAAGGCCAGCTTAAAATACCTGTTTTTTACCTTTCTGAAAATAGGTTGTGTAAGCTTTGGCGGCTATATGGCCCTGGTTGCCCTGGTGCAAAAAGTAATGGTTGATCAGGATGAGGTGTTGGATAATGATACCATCCTGGATAGTGTTACCGTAGCCAGTTTGCTGCCTGGCCCTTTGGCGGTAAATATTGTAGCCTATATAGGCTATCATTTAAAAGGTAAATCTGGCGCTGTGATTAGTATGCTGGCTGTGCTATTACCAGCTTGTACACTAATACTGTTATTATCATGGCTCTACTTTAGCTATTCATACAAAATTGAATGGGCACAGATAATGCAATACGTAGCCGCTGCGGTAAGCGCCATTATCCTTTCGGCGGGCATGCAACTGTTTAAAAAGGAGATTGCTAAAAACTATCCAAAAACGATATTGTGCCTGTTTGCCATTGCGGTTATTTCATGGTTCAATAACTACCTGGTTACCATAGCGCTTATTTTAATCGGGGCTGTGGCCGGGCTTTTTATGAGTGGGAATAAACACAGGAACATAGCCCTGCTTTCCTTTTTCAAAGGTAGCTTTAAGCTCAATCTTGCTTCGGGACTAATCGGTTTGCTGTTGATTAACGAGGGCGTATTTATCAGTGGTATCTACAAAAATATAAACAATATACTGCTAAAAATAGGGGTGGTTTTTTCGGGGATAAGTCTTTCTTTGTTTGGTGGTGGTTATGTGATGATCCCCATTATGCAATCCTTATTTGTGAAAGACCTACACTGGGTTACCGCACAGCAATTTGTGGATACCATAGCCTTTAGCCAGGCAACGCCAGGGCCTATCCTGGTAAGCTCTACTTTTATCGGCTATAAACTGGCGGGTATTGCTGGGGCTATATTAGCAACAGTGGCTATGTTCGGTCCATCGGCAGTATTAATGATTGTGCTGAGCAAGCTATTTAAGAAAAATAAAGACCATCGCCTGGTAAAAGATATGGTATCTGGTATCAAAGTAGTGGTTATCGGCCTGATCATTTCATCGGCATTTAAAATATTCTTTCAGCAGCACTTATCTGTACTTTTTGTAGCCGTGGGATTGGTGTCCCTGTTGCTGAGTTTCAAGTATAAAATAAACCCGGTTTATTTAATTATAGGCTCCATCGCACTTGGAGTAGTAGCAAAATTTTATAGCATATGA
- a CDS encoding sulfotransferase family protein, translating to MSKFYQPQGIQMIGTQRSGSNLLRVILDQSEAIASPHPPHILVTFVPLLQFYGPLDESAYKILINDVVDYVEANPVPWEGISLNRDWIFENSTIHSIFEINRLIYEQAAISKNARYWCCKSMANVHYADELEKHNPGLKYIYLYRDGRDVAVSFKKAIVGEKHIYHLAQQWTHDQQACIDLAERISNNRFFALNYETLITQPEMLIRKLCAFLEIDYSDNMLSFYNSNESKATAAAGEMWQNLEKPIMTNNKGKFHKELTPLEIEIFELLSHQVLTKLDYPIFTALNNKELLTHEAIEVYNVENSVQKKEVLNNARQSDLDRRELQLQILADIKNKVV from the coding sequence ATGAGTAAATTTTACCAACCTCAAGGCATCCAGATGATAGGCACGCAACGCTCTGGCTCCAATTTACTAAGGGTGATATTAGATCAGTCGGAAGCTATCGCATCGCCGCATCCGCCACATATACTGGTTACGTTTGTACCTTTATTACAGTTTTACGGTCCGCTGGATGAGAGTGCCTATAAAATACTCATTAACGATGTGGTTGACTATGTAGAAGCCAATCCTGTACCTTGGGAAGGCATCAGTTTAAACAGAGACTGGATCTTTGAAAACTCAACCATACACAGCATTTTTGAGATCAACCGGCTTATTTATGAGCAGGCTGCTATATCAAAAAACGCCCGGTATTGGTGCTGCAAGAGCATGGCCAATGTGCATTATGCTGATGAACTGGAAAAACATAATCCCGGCCTGAAATACATTTACCTGTATCGCGATGGCCGGGATGTAGCTGTATCGTTTAAAAAAGCTATCGTCGGCGAAAAACACATCTATCACCTGGCCCAGCAATGGACACATGACCAGCAGGCTTGCATCGATCTGGCTGAACGTATTAGCAACAACCGCTTCTTCGCCTTGAATTATGAAACGCTGATTACCCAGCCCGAAATGCTGATCCGCAAGCTTTGTGCTTTCCTGGAGATAGATTACAGCGACAATATGCTGAGCTTTTACAATTCCAACGAGTCAAAAGCTACTGCAGCGGCTGGCGAGATGTGGCAGAACCTCGAAAAACCTATTATGACTAATAACAAAGGCAAGTTTCATAAGGAATTAACACCTCTGGAGATTGAAATATTTGAACTGTTGAGTCATCAGGTTTTAACAAAATTGGATTATCCCATATTTACCGCATTAAACAATAAAGAACTCCTAACGCATGAAGCTATCGAAGTATATAATGTCGAGAACAGTGTGCAAAAAAAAGAAGTGCTGAACAATGCCCGGCAATCAGATCTTGACCGCCGTGAATTGCAATTACAGATACTGGCCGATATTAAAAATAAGGTTGTTTAA
- a CDS encoding M1 family metallopeptidase gives MKFKQINLWLFCAAMMPFLAIAQTKSAYNELQVFDHSFFTYNGNEFRSANGAPGPKYWQNRADYVINAELVEKDTLIKGNVSINYTNNSQDTLNYLWLQLDQNLFKPDSRGAASTPVSGDRFDAKGYTKGGYDIGAVSVTYMGKNYVIKPTITDTRMQLRLPFVVKPHGDQINVKVNYSFYVPHYGADRMGRLGVKQGVIYQLAQWYPRMCVYDDVNGWDTLPYIGTGEFYCEYGNYDYFITAPADMIVAGSGDLQNPQQVLTAEQNRRLAAAAKSDSSVHIITEAEVGTAGIRPKHEGTLTWHYKMHNTRDVSWSASKAFIWDAARVNLPGGKKGMANAVYPVESRGYDRYGRAAQYLKNSIEFYSKNYFEYPWHSAFVVAGVALGMEYPGIVFCSYQIKQDDLWHDITHEMGHNWFPMIVGSNERRFMWMDEGMNTFINGYASNWFNHGEYGDTSSMAVRMTRSLMREKDPLMTAPEVMHDGGQYYYKTALALNILRNVVLGADRFDYAFNMYIKRWAYKHPLPQDFFRTMNDAAGEDLNWFWKEWFYTTWKLDQAITDVKYNKNDPAAGAIITIENLGEMALPITLKVTEQNGKTQLINLPVEVWQKGAKWKLKCNTTSKITSVIADPDRQLPDIDRSNNSFKLPE, from the coding sequence ATGAAGTTTAAACAGATCAATTTGTGGCTTTTTTGTGCGGCCATGATGCCATTTTTGGCAATTGCCCAAACTAAATCGGCTTATAACGAACTCCAGGTTTTTGACCATTCGTTTTTTACCTATAATGGTAATGAGTTCAGAAGTGCCAATGGCGCACCGGGTCCTAAATACTGGCAAAACAGAGCCGACTATGTGATTAATGCCGAACTGGTAGAAAAAGACACTCTAATAAAAGGCAATGTAAGTATTAACTATACCAATAACAGTCAGGATACACTCAATTACCTCTGGCTGCAGCTGGATCAGAATCTGTTTAAACCCGATTCAAGAGGCGCTGCTTCGACCCCGGTTAGCGGTGACCGCTTCGACGCTAAAGGCTATACCAAAGGTGGATATGACATTGGCGCGGTTTCGGTTACCTACATGGGCAAAAACTATGTGATCAAACCTACCATTACTGATACCCGCATGCAATTGCGCTTGCCGTTTGTGGTAAAACCCCATGGCGATCAGATCAATGTAAAAGTGAACTACTCCTTCTATGTGCCTCACTATGGCGCCGACCGTATGGGTAGGTTAGGCGTAAAACAAGGAGTGATCTATCAATTGGCTCAATGGTATCCGCGCATGTGTGTGTATGATGATGTAAATGGCTGGGATACTTTGCCATATATTGGCACCGGTGAGTTTTACTGCGAATACGGTAATTACGATTATTTTATTACCGCGCCTGCCGATATGATTGTAGCCGGTTCCGGCGATCTGCAAAACCCGCAGCAGGTATTAACTGCCGAACAAAATAGGCGCCTGGCTGCTGCTGCAAAGAGTGATAGTTCGGTACATATCATTACCGAGGCCGAGGTGGGTACTGCGGGCATTAGGCCAAAGCATGAAGGTACGCTTACCTGGCATTATAAAATGCACAACACGCGCGATGTTTCCTGGTCAGCTTCCAAGGCTTTTATATGGGATGCCGCAAGGGTTAATCTGCCGGGTGGTAAAAAAGGAATGGCCAACGCGGTTTATCCGGTTGAAAGTCGTGGTTATGACCGTTATGGCCGCGCGGCACAATACTTAAAAAATAGTATCGAATTTTATTCCAAAAACTACTTTGAGTATCCATGGCATTCGGCATTTGTGGTGGCCGGTGTAGCCTTAGGTATGGAATATCCAGGCATTGTGTTTTGCAGCTACCAAATTAAACAGGACGATCTTTGGCACGATATCACGCATGAAATGGGGCATAACTGGTTCCCGATGATTGTAGGCAGCAACGAGCGTCGTTTTATGTGGATGGATGAGGGGATGAACACTTTTATTAACGGTTACGCCTCCAATTGGTTCAATCACGGTGAGTATGGCGATACCAGCAGCATGGCCGTTCGCATGACCCGCAGTTTGATGAGGGAGAAAGACCCGCTGATGACTGCGCCCGAAGTAATGCACGATGGCGGACAATATTATTACAAAACAGCCCTGGCGCTGAATATTTTACGCAATGTGGTTTTGGGTGCCGACAGGTTTGATTATGCCTTCAATATGTATATAAAACGCTGGGCTTATAAACATCCGTTACCGCAGGATTTTTTCCGCACTATGAATGATGCCGCTGGCGAAGACCTGAACTGGTTTTGGAAGGAATGGTTTTATACCACCTGGAAACTTGATCAGGCGATTACCGATGTAAAATATAACAAAAACGATCCTGCCGCAGGTGCCATCATCACCATTGAAAATTTAGGGGAGATGGCCCTGCCCATAACCTTAAAAGTAACAGAGCAAAACGGTAAAACGCAACTGATCAATCTTCCGGTTGAAGTTTGGCAAAAAGGAGCAAAGTGGAAACTGAAATGCAACACTACATCAAAAATAACTTCGGTTATAGCCGATCCGGACAGGCAATTACCTGATATTGACCGTAGCAATAATAGTTTTAAATTGCCTGAGTAA
- the cysC gene encoding adenylyl-sulfate kinase: protein MSIISDQKGMVVWLYGLSGAGKTTISLLLKQKLENDGLFVICLDGDELRSGINKDLTFTENDREENIRRAAEIARLMLLNNIITICSFITPLQKHRALAAGIIGESYAEVFIECPLDVCQTRDVKGLYKKAQANQITHFTGISSEFEIPANPELIIHTATETPVECMEKVYRYIEPLLKGI, encoded by the coding sequence ATGAGTATAATATCAGATCAAAAAGGAATGGTTGTTTGGCTGTACGGATTATCCGGCGCAGGTAAAACAACCATTTCTTTGTTATTAAAGCAGAAGCTGGAGAATGATGGCCTTTTTGTGATTTGTTTGGATGGAGATGAATTACGATCGGGTATTAATAAAGACCTGACCTTTACCGAAAATGACCGGGAAGAGAATATCCGTAGGGCCGCAGAAATTGCCCGGCTCATGCTGCTGAACAATATCATTACCATTTGCTCTTTCATTACACCGCTCCAAAAACACAGGGCCCTGGCTGCCGGTATTATAGGCGAATCATATGCTGAGGTTTTTATTGAATGTCCGCTGGATGTTTGTCAGACACGCGATGTTAAAGGCCTGTATAAAAAGGCCCAGGCCAATCAAATAACCCATTTTACCGGCATCAGTTCAGAATTTGAGATCCCTGCCAACCCTGAATTGATTATTCATACTGCCACCGAAACTCCGGTAGAATGCATGGAGAAGGTATATCGTTATATAGAGCCGTTATTAAAAGGTATCTAA